In Castor canadensis chromosome 6, mCasCan1.hap1v2, whole genome shotgun sequence, the genomic window TGTTCTTCTCTCGGTAGGCAGCCTCGGCctcctccagccaggcctggaGCACCGGCTTGAGCGCGATCATGTTGTTGTGTGAGAGAGTGAGAGACTCGAACCTGCAGATAGTGCTCTGGCTGAGCGAGCCCACGCCGGGGATCTTGAGATTGGCTAGAGCCGCGCCCACGTCCGCCTGGGTAACCCCTAACTTGATGCGACGCTGCTTGAAGCGCTCGGCGAAGGCCTCCAGCTCGCGTGGGTCTGACTCCACGTCGCTGAGGCATGCTGGCATGGCGCTGTGAGGCGCCACGGCGTGCGGGTGACTCATGCCCATGGCTTGGTGCAAGTGGCCCATGGCGCCTAGGTGGTGTGGGTGGATCTGTGCGGGCATCACCGAGTGCTCCGGCGCGCCCAGGCCGCTCACGCTCAGCGTTGGAGAGATGTGCTCCAGAAGGTCGCCTTCAAGGCCTTGGTGCACGGCGTGGTGCGGGTGCGAGGTGAGCGCGGCCGGGTGAGAGATGGGCACGGTGGACGAAGTGGACGTGCAGGGCACGCTGCTCATGGTATGGTAGGTGGCGTCGGGCTTGAATGGATGGTTCTTGCCGTGGGAGACGATATCCACCGCCGCCAGAGCTTCGGCGCGTGCCAGCAGGCTCTCATCAAAGCTTCCAAATATATTACCCTGCAGCTGCAAGAGAGAAGGCACACAGCACGGTCAGTAGGGAATACTGTCAACTCCGGATTAAAACACATTTTCAAGCAACCGAGATGCCTCTCCTCAAAGCCCAGGTCATAAAAATTAATACGGAGGCAGCATCTCTGCTGGAACAGACGTGTGGATCAGAGAcatgaatgagagagagagagagagagagagagagagagagagagagagagagagagagagcccggAGAGAGCGCGGGGGAGACAAGGAGAGAGGTTCAGACAGAGGCGATTGTTCTGGGCGACATGAAAAAAACATGAAGCCAGTGCCTGTCAAAAAATGTGCCTTAGAGCGGTAATTATGCTCCACTACGTACCTGCGGGGCTGGGAGACAGACTCGGCGCATGGCCTCAGAGCCGGAGTGCAGGCTGGAGAATTTGGGTTCTTGCAGCACCGGATGCATGCCGAAAGGCTGCTTGGCGTTCATGGCCATCATCTTCGCGCGTCTGGCAGGGAGGCAGGGGGACATGGAATCAGGCTCGTCTTGCTTGCTCTCCACGCTCCAAGTGAGCGCCGCTCAGCGCCCGCGCTCCCCTCGCCCTCTCGCTTGctgcctcccctctcccccacctgcTTCTTCACTCATCTTACAAGCAGCCTGCCAGGAAGGGCCCGAGCACGCGCAGGCGTGCACCCGCGCCCCAGACTCGCAGGGGCGGCCGGGGAGGCAAGGCGAGACTGCGGCTCGCTGCGCGCTTCTCCAAGCCTGCCGCGGCCGCCCCCTCCACAGCATTTATACCCGGCCTGGCCGGGCCACTTCCTGTCCGCCCCGCCCCGCGTGGCTCCAGCCTGCCAGACTTTACGGATTCTTTTGCTTCCTCCTGGACTTTTTCCTCCCAAAGTCCCAAACTTCCTCCTGGACTTTTCCTTCCCCAAAGTCACAAACCTTCCGTCCCGTCCCAACTCGAACTGCCTGGATGAAAGGACAACCTTGGGCTGAGTGGGAGGAGCGGGAAGCTGACCCTGTTCggaccctctcctctcctcctctccccgccCCCTGCACTCCCCGTCGGCCTGGCTGCCGCCAAACTGCCCATTTCCAGGGCGCTCCTGGCCCCATGCCCGAGCGGTCCACCAGAGTCCAGCACCGCGGCGCAGCGAAAAGGCGCCTCCAAGAGcctagaccagcccaggcaaaggctAGGGACTGCCAGAATGGGCCCCAGGTGACACTTCTCTACACCCTCAACCGCCCGCTTGTGTAGAGGCAGTGGCAGTAACTGTCTTCTCAGTCTGGGAGGCCTGTGGCTTCCTCCTCACCCTTGCCTTTTGTGCTTCATCTGAGGACAACTTGGCCCACTCCCCTTTTCCCAGACCTCCAGTTTAAGAAAGCTTGCTAGTAGTCTTTACAGGATTGACAGTCCAGGAAGACCCGCCGGGGCTTGGTGATCGGTCAGTGCACCTCAACCAGGCCACCAATGCTTGCAAGTCCCATTCCTGTAACAACCGCTACCATTTTTGTTACTAATTTGTGCTAGGCAATTAGCTTATGGGATCCTCACTCCAACCCTATACAAACGAAGGAAGGAAAGGTCATAGGGTTAAGGGATTAGTTCAAGGCCCCATAGTTGGGACCTGAGCCAGTCACTCACTTATTCAGTTATCCGTCCCACTGATAATTACCGACCGCCTGCTGTGTGCTAGGTGTTTGCGTCTTCGGATGCCCTTGACCACTTAGCCTCCTGGTCTTCTTCCGAAAGTTTCTGAATTGAGGGCCTCCGGGGTTAGCTCTGCCTCGCCTCCTGCCTTCCCTACCCTagctttccctcttctttcccctctccttccccccctcccccagctaGTAAACATCGTGAATAATGGATGGGGAATCCTGGGACTGCGGCCGCAGGGAGCGCCGCACTGGGGTTGGGAGAGAAACCCCGCGTGCCCAGCTGGGTCCTCTGGCTGTTCCGCTGCCTCAGCCTAAGGAGCCTGTTTCGGGTTTTAGAGATGTCATCTTACCTGCAGGGTGTCCCAGAATCTTCGCACGGTGCAGGGCGGGTGGTGAAGGACCTGAATCTAAGGACTGCTGTTATGGCCTAAGAGGAAGACTGCCTAGATCTCGGGTCCCCTCTCCCCTCGGGACCCGCCAATACCTTCTCTTCTCATCCCACGGGGTCCTCTTCATCTAGGGAAATGAACTTGGCCCAGGTGAGGGAAACCAAGCGCAAGCCCTTCCAGCTAACTCTCTCCGAGCCTAGGTTTCCTCCGCTAGAAAATGGGAATTGCACTCCTGTCTGCTTTCTCAGGTTCTGGTGAAGATGCTTTG contains:
- the Pou4f3 gene encoding POU domain, class 4, transcription factor 3; this encodes MSPCLPARRAKMMAMNAKQPFGMHPVLQEPKFSSLHSGSEAMRRVCLPAPQLQGNIFGSFDESLLARAEALAAVDIVSHGKNHPFKPDATYHTMSSVPCTSTSSTVPISHPAALTSHPHHAVHQGLEGDLLEHISPTLSVSGLGAPEHSVMPAQIHPHHLGAMGHLHQAMGMSHPHAVAPHSAMPACLSDVESDPRELEAFAERFKQRRIKLGVTQADVGAALANLKIPGVGSLSQSTICRFESLTLSHNNMIALKPVLQAWLEEAEAAYREKNSKPELFNGSERKRKRTSIAAPEKRSLEAYFAIQPRPSSEKIAAIAEKLDLKKNVVRVWFCNQRQKQKRMKYSAVH